From Quercus lobata isolate SW786 chromosome 1, ValleyOak3.0 Primary Assembly, whole genome shotgun sequence, one genomic window encodes:
- the LOC115950972 gene encoding uncharacterized protein K02A2.6-like, producing the protein MEVGSQAKSSILGLPKPDPKARVAIQKISPAQMEERRKKGLCYYCEEKWNSSHRCKTSLELFLMETVPNEEVQLGVPLKELDTIETTGGGKEENPIAYPEISLYALLGSPNPGTMRLIGFIKGVRVTILLDTGSNHNFIDPTIVSKATLTKQSSVLEVKIADGSVIRSEGICHGVMIKMQGHVFQVDLYSLAMDGYDVVLGIHWLRTLGLIQWDFQNLIMRFLYEGQQILLRGVQSKGPSFQEGDEFFKNSPKKELPPSKGHEHQIVLKEGTQPINVRPYRYPFYQKNEIEKIVKDLLEIGAIRPSKSPCSSPVLLDRKADGSWRTCIDYKALNKETVKDKFPIPVVDELLDELCGAKIFSKLDLRSGYHQIRMKESDIHKTVFRTHEGHYEFLVMPFGLTNAPSTFQSLMNAVFKPFLRKFVLYIPGTSRLEAVDVHLKSRTTALALLKHNLVAAQERIKSQADKHRTDREFQILQRIGQVAYKLNLPTSSRLHPIFHVSCLKPKLGAQVKPIPTLPPVDAEGVLCPEPETILQRRMKKIHNRAVTEVLVH; encoded by the exons ATGGAAGTGGGCTCTCAAGCTAAGTCTTCCATTCTTGGTCTACCTAAACCAGATCCCAAGGCTAGAGTAGCCATCCAGAAAATTAGCCCTGCACAGAtggaagaaagaaggaaaaaggggTTGTGTTATTACTGTGAAGAGAAATGGAATTCAAGCCATAGATGTAAAACTAGTCTAGAACTTTTTCTCATGGAAACAGTTCCCAACGAAGAGGTTCAGCTAGGGGTACCATTAAAGGAATTAGACACAATAGAAACAACAGGTGGGGGGAAGGAAGAAAATCCTATTGCTTACCCTGAAATATCTTTATATGCCCTCTTAGGAAGCCCAAATCCGGGAACCATGAGATTAATAGGGTTTATAAAGGGAGTAAGGGTGACTATTCTTCTTGATACTGGTAGTAATCACAATTTTATTGATCCAACTATTGTGTCCAAGGCTACTTTAACGAAGCAATCATCGGTTTTGGAAGTTAAGATTGCAGATGGGTCCGTGATAAGAAGTGAGGGAATCTGTCATGGGGTAATGATAAAAATGCAAGGGCATGTGTTCCAAGTTGATTTGTATTCTCTAGCTATGGATGGTTATGATGTGGTATTAGGAATACATTGGCTTAGAACTTTGGGCTTGATTCAATGGGATTTCCAGAACCTTATTATGAGATTTCTATATGAAGGGCAACAGATTCTACTAAGAGGGGTGCAATCAAAAGGGCCTAGCTTCCAAGAAGGGGATGAATTCTTCAAGAACTCTCCTAAGAAAG AATTACCACCAAGCAAGGGGCATGAGCACCAAATAGTGCTCAAAGAGGGCACTCAACCTATCAATGTCAGACCTTATAGATATCCTTTTTATCAGAagaatgaaatagagaaaattgtAAAAGACTTGCTGGAGATAGGGGCAATAAGGCCTAGTAAGAGTCCATGTTCTTCACCTGTGCTCTTGGACAGAAAGGCAGATGGTTCCTGGAGGACGTGCATCGATTACAAAGCTCTCAACAAGGAAACAGTGAAAGATAAGTTTCCTATTCCTGTTGTAGATGAACTTTTAGATGAGCTATGTGgtgctaaaattttttctaagttaGATTTAAGGTCTGGCTATCATCAAATTAGAATGAAAGAATCGGATATTCATAAGACAGTATTTAGAACACATGAGGGTCATTATGAATTCTTAGTAATGCCCTTTGGACTTACCAATGCCCCATCCACCTTTCAAAGCTTAATGAATGCAGTTTTTAAaccatttttaagaaaatttgtcTTG TATATACCTGGTACCTCAAGGCTAGAAGCAGTTGATGTCCACCTAAAGTCCAGAACAACAGCATTGGCTTTACTTAAACACAACCTAGTTGCAGCTCAAGAGAGAATCAAATCTCAAGCTGACAAGCATAGAACTGATAGAGAGTTCCAA ATTCTCCAAAGGATTGGCCAGGTTGCTTATAAGCTGAATTTGCCCACTAGTTCAAGACTTCATCCTATTTTCCATGTTTCTTGTTTGAAACCTAAGTTGGGAGCTCAAGTTAAACCTATACCAACGCTACCTCCAGTGGATGCTGAGGGTGTTCTTTGCCCTGAACCAGAAACTATTCTCCagagaagaatgaagaaaattCACAATCGAGCTGTCACTGAGGTCTTGGTTCACTAG